GATGACCGTGGCCGATGCGCCGCGCGGCAGGGAGGTTGAGGCCGTACTCGAAGCTGAGGGTCGGCCGCCGGTAGACCCGGTGCAGTTGATCAGTGAGGTCGCGGGCCAGGTCCTCCACCCCCTCCAGCTCTTCGTTGCTCAGCTGGCCGAGCGAAAGCGTGTGGGTGGTGGGCACCACGAGCAGGTAGCCGGGGACGAAGGCGCCGATGGTCGGTACCGCCGCGGCGTGCTCGTTCGAGGCCATGACACGTTGCTGACCGGCATGGAGATGGCGTTGCAGAGTGCAGTCGTCGACGCTCGGGTCGATGGCCTGGCACAGGTCGCAGTCGGGCATGTCCCTCTCACAGGGTCGAGTGGTCGAGAGCTGCTGTCCGGTGCAGCTCGATGGTGTGGGGGCGCTGAGGCGATGTCAGCCGCTGGGCGCACCAGGTGCGCAGGACCGATGGGGTGAGCGCTGGGTCCTCGGTGTGTACGACGGCGGACAGAACGGATCCGAACCGGTCGTGGGGGCTGACGTGGATTTCGCAGTCCCGTACGGCAGAGTGGGCGGACAGGGTGGCGTGGGTCTCGGCCACGGCGATCTTGACGCCTGCCACGATGGCGCGGCCGGGGACGGCCACGTCGGTGACCTCGATGCGGTCGGTGTCCTTGATACGCCTGCCGAGGTCGCCGACGCTCTGCCATTGCGGCCGGCCGGCGCATGGCTGGTCGGTGCGGTGGGAGATGAGTCCGGTCCGGCTGCGGCCCTCGATGGTTCCCTGGATGCCGGCCGCTACGGGCCGGCGGCTGGGGTCGACGATCCGCAGGTCCGTATCGGGCAGCGGAGTTCCACCGGGGCTGGGAGAGGTGTAGGTGCTGAAGGTCCCGTCGTACAGGGTGGTCCCGTAGTACTCCGCGACGCGCTCGGGCCCCAGGACGTCGGTCAGGCGCTGGCGAAGCGGGGGCGGACACGGGGCTGAGGAGTGCAGAAGCAGACGCAGCGAGGAGCAGTCGCTACGGATTTCGCGGGGCGGACGTGCGTCCCAGACCTGGTGGATCTGCGTCGGAACCAAGAACGCCCAGTCCGGTTTGTGGCTGCGGACGCTCTCCAGCCACTGCTCGGCCTCGAAGCGGGGGGCGAGGATGATGCAGCCGCCGAGGAGCAGTTGGCGCAGCGCGAACTCGAACGGCCCGTTCAGGTGCATGGGGGCGGCGAAGAAGGCACGGCCGCCGGGCCGCATGCCCAGAGCGCGGGCCTTGCGTGGAGCGGCAGGTGACTCGCCGTGCGTCAGGACCGGCACCTGCTGATGGCCCGATACGGCCAGGACCGCCTTCCACGGGCGGCAGCCCGCTCTTCTTGACGTCTGTACGGTGCGCAATGCTTCCGCTTCGGGCACGCGGGCGGGCAGGACCAAGGGCGTGCGGCCCACCATGAGAGTGGCGCACACCTGGATGAAGAACGCGGCGCTGGGTGCGGCGCGCAGTGCCGCGACGCCCGCGCCGTGATCGGGACGGGACTCCAGGGCCTGGGCCTGCCGGGCGGCGGCCAGGTAGAGGGAGCGGAAGCTCGTCGTGCCGTTGCGGTCGATGACGGCGGGGTGGTCGGGCCGCTGACGGGCCGTGCGGTGGAGTTTGCCGAGGACGTCCGCGTGCCACGCCGTCCCCGGCGGGTGCACGCTCATGCGGCGGGGGCCGGATCGGGAACGGTCGGCGGCTTCCAGGAGGTGGCGAGCTGCTGCTGCTGGTCGTCGGTGAGCCACCCGAAGCGCAGGTACTCGTCCGCCTCTGCGGCCCGGCGGCCGCGGTAGTGGGGGAAGGTGACCCACGACCGGAGCAGGTGACGGGGCTCGGCGGGGGGCCGCGGGTCGCGGTAGGCGGTGCGGGAGTGGAACACAGTGTGGTTGTTGACCAGCTGGAGGTCTCCCGCGTGCAGTTCCATGTCGACGCTGTTCTCGTCGGCGATTTCTTCCAGCAGGTCGAAGGCGGCCATCGCGTTCCGGTGGAGCGGGACGCCCGTGACGGTGGGGGTCTCCAGCAGCGTGTGCCGTACGTAGCGGGTGGAGAAGCGGCCTCGGTGGAGGGAGAAGACCGGCGAGATGAAGGTGGGGGGCAGGCCGGGCACGTTGCCGCCGGCCATGTGGAAGTGGAACGGCTGGTACAGCTCGGCGGTCCACGTCGGGGAGGCGTTCAGCATCTGGTTGTGGACGGTGCCGGCCGAGGCTAGACGCGAGAGCCCTCCGGTCTCGGACGTGGACAGGCATAGCAGGGCTGCGGCGTCGGCGCCGTCGGTGTGGAACCACAGTCGGTCGGCGGTCTGATGGCCGCGCACGGTTGCGTCGCCCAGCGCGCGGCCGGTCGCGCGGACGTGCCGGATGAGCTGTCCGTCCCGGCTTTGCGTGGCGATGGGTCCCAGGTAGGCGGCCAGGCCGCGCAGGAGCAGCGCGTTCTGATGTTCGTCGAGCCGATCGACGGGCAATCCGCGCAGTACGGCGAAGCCGCGGCCGTCGGACACCTCGCTGGAGATCGATTCCAGGATCGAGCCGACGTGGCCCAGGGGGAAGTCCCCGCGGTTGATGTCGCGGTCGGTGAGCAAGTCGCGGTCGGTGAGCCGGTTCTGCGCCACCCTGAGCGCGTCGATGATCTCGTTGGTCTCCTCGCGCGCGAGCGTGTACGTCCAGGCTTCGGGGGAGAAGGTGCTTCGGTCCCACAGCGGGGCCTCGTCGGAGGTCAGCCACTTGGGGCGGGGGGCACGGTCGGAAGTCAGCATGTTGAGTCCTTGAGGGGGCGGGCCGGGGGAGTCAGGCGTTGACGCTGCGGCGGGCGGCGATCGCGTCACCGGCGAGCCAGCCGGAGTCGGCGGCGCCGATGATCCCGCCGGTGAGGCCCGGGCCGTCACCGACCAGGTAGAGGCCGGGGTGCCCTGGGGCCTGCATGTCGTCGCCTACTTCGAAGCGGTCGGCCCAGCGCTCGACGGCCGGCCCGTACAGCATGTTGCTGGGGTTCAGGGCCTGGGGGCAGAGCCGGGCGAGGCGGTGGAGGTAGTCGCGGAGCAGGGCGACGATCGGCTGGGGGTAGAGAGCGGCGAGGTTGCCCGGGACGGCGTCGGGGATGCTGGGGACGAATCCGTGCGCAGCACCGAGGACGCTGCCGGTGGTGGGCACGCCGGCCAGGAAGTCGCCGAGCGTCTGGGCCATGACCCGGCCTCCGGTGGCGGTGTTCATCCGGGCGACGAGGTCGCGCACGTGCTCCGTACTCAGGGGGAACGCGTCACCGGCGGTGGCCAGCACCGCGGTGTTGCTGCGGTCGTGCCCGTGGTCGCTGGTGGAGTGTCCGCCGACGAGGGTGAGGTCCTGGTACTGCGCCGGGACGACATCCCCGCCGAAGCAGACGCAGTGCGTGCGGACCTCGGCTCCTGCGCCCGGCTTCCAGATGACCTTGGGGTCGGTCGCGACCTTCAGCAGGAGGTCCAGGAACTCGCGCGGCCCCTCCAGGCGGAAGCCGAGCTTGGGCTGCGCCTTCTTGCGGGACAGCCCCAGGGTGTTCCCGAGCGCACGCAGCCAGGCAGCGCCGATCTTCCCCGGTGCGAGCACGACGTTGTCCGCGTACAGGGGCATCGGCTCTGCCCAGTTGTTGCCGGTGACCCGGACCTCCCAGCGGTGATTGGCGACAGGCGAGGGCCGAACTTCGGTGCAACGTATTCCGCAGAACACGGGAGCCACGGCTTCGACGCGCTGGCGAAGGGCGGACGTCATGCGCATGAGCTGATCGCTGCCGACGTGGCGGACGGGGTAGTGCAGGTACTCGAGGTTCTCAGCCGCCGCCCGTTCGGCCAGCTCGGCGGCCCTGACGTCGTCGGCGCCGTGCAGCGGGGCGTCCTCGCCACCACGGAAGATCTCGTCGATGGCGTACTGGCGTGCTTCGACCTCGTGCGGAGGGAAGCGGTGGGAGATGGTGGAGCCGATGCGGTGCGACAGGCACAGCTTGCCGTCGCTGAACATTCCGGCGCCCCCGAATCCCGAGGTGATGGTGCGCTTCTCGTCCTGGCCCAGCTCGCGGGCCCGGATACGCCCGTCGATGTCGTCGCCCTGGTCCAGGACGAGGACGCCGCCGGTCGGGGCTCCTGCGCGGAGCGCGGCGAGCAGTCCCGCCGGACCGGCGCCGATGACCAGGGTGTCGTACTGGGTGGGACGGCCCGAGAACGCGGACGTGGAAGGTAAGGGCACGGCAGCCTCCGGCTGAGGAATTGGATCGGTACGCAGACGCCCATCCGGGGGTCCGCTGGATGCTGCCCTCGGCGAACTGCTCGTACGTCAACTCGCCGAGGGCTGCTGGCGTCTACGGTCGCCCGGCCTGCATGGCGTCGGTACGCCATTCGTCTGCCACTTCTCTGCCACTTGGCGGCCGGTCACCCCGCACCCCTCCATCACCGCAAAGCGCATGATTCGGCGCCAACACCCCGCATATGTCGCCCATGCCTCCGGACGAAATGGCAGTGAAGTGGCAACCCAATGGCGTACCGACGCCACCGTGATTCCCCCACCGTGGAAACGGGCCTTCAGCAGGCCTCCCGCTGACGGGCCCACCCCGCCAGCTGCCACCGCACGTGCACGAGGGAGACGATGGTGCCACCCCTACCGGCTGCGCTGAAACCGTCCAGCCGCCTCAACCGCGCCCCCGAGCAGCACTGCCTCGACCTCAGCGCCAGCAAGTGGCCCACCAGAGCCGCACGCTCACAGGTCCGCACAGTCCTGAAGGGAAGGACTGACGCGGCCACGGTCGACGACGTGGTCCTGGTCGTGGACGAGCTGGTCGCCAACGCCCTCCGGCACACTCCCGGCATCGGGGCGCTCTTGCTGGAGGTGGGCCAGGATCAGGCCACGGTTCGGGTGCTCGATGCCGGTACGAACTGTGCCGCGGTGGCCGTCAAGTCTGCGGAGAAGTCCGACGAGAACGGCCGCGGTCTCAGCATCGTTGAGCGGCTGGCCGAGGAGTGGTTCGCCGAACCCACCGAGGCCGGCGGCAAGGCGGTAGTCGCGGTGTTCGCCCTTGCGCTCCAGGAGAACAGCTCACGATGACCGCCCCCGACCTCAAACCGCGACACATCGCGCCCGGACTGACCGTGAATCCGCTCGGAGTGGGCTGCTGGGCGATCGGAGGACCGACCGTCAACGCGGGCCAGCCGGTCGGGTGGGGCACCGTCGATGACGCGCGGTCGCTCGATGGTCTGCGGGCCGCGGTGGACCACGGCGCGAACTTCTTCGACACGGCCGACGTGTTCGGCCACGGCCACTCCGAGAGGCTGCTGGGGCAGCTCCTCAAAGAGGTCGACCGCGAATCGGTGCGCATCGCCAGCAAGATCGGATGGGTGCGGGGCACGGCTCCGCACCCCTACGCGGGCCCCAAGCTGCGTCATCAGTTCGAGCAGAGCATGGAGAATCTGGGCGTCGAGTATCTGGACGCGTACTTCCTCCACACCCTCGACTTCGGGGACGACGACGACTATCTCCATGTCGCCATCAACCAGATGCACGCCCTGCGGGATGCCGAGTACATCAAGGCCATCGGTATGCGCGGGCCACACCCTCTCGCCTCGGACCGCAGGGACGCCGCAGACGTACGCAGCGCACGATTCGCCAAGATCTTCCGCCTGCTGCGCCCCGATGTGCTCTGGACCCGGTGCAACCCGCTGAGCCCGCCGGCCCTGGTCGACGGTGAGGACCTCTTCAGCTTCACCGCGCGCCATGGCGTTTCCCTGATGCTCACCGAGCCCCTTGCCCAGGGCCTGCTGACCGGGAAGTACCACCCGGGTGTCCCTGCTGTTTTCGGCCCTGGCGACCACCGGCGTCACAAGCGGTGGTTCTCCAATCCGGGGCTCGAGATCATTGACCGTGGCCTGGAGACACTGCGCGAACGCTTCGGTCGCGATCCGCAGGCGCTGGTCCGCGTCGCCCTGCGGTACAGCCTCCAGCAGGCTGACCACACGGCGGTGATCGTCGGCTTCACCACACCTGCGCAGATCCGCGAGAACTACTCCTGCCTCGGAGAGTCACTGACGCAGGACGAGCTCGCCTTCGTCGATGCCACCTACGCTCGGATACGTAACGAACTCCACGCCTCCGGTGATTCCTACCGTCGCGTGGAGGTGGCGGTGTGACCGTGCAGCTCGCAGGTCCGGAGCCCTCCACATCCTCCTCCCGTTCGGACGCGTCCCGGGCGAGGGCTCCCCCGCGCCGCAACTGGCTTCCACCGGCATTTAGGCCCCGCCCCCCACAGAGCTCCAGGTCAGCAAGGAGCCCGCAGGCCCCACGCACAGGCCTGTCCACCCGCCACCGCTAGCGAGCCCCGAAGTCGGCCCGCGCCTTGGAGCACGACGGTCTGCCCTACCACTACGCCGGTTCGCCCGTGCTGCAGAACTCATGACGCCGTCGGCCACGCCTTCGGTCGTCTCATGCCCAGACGCAACATCCGAACGCCGCCTCGCCACACAGCCAGGCAACGGCCTCTCGCACACCATCACGGAGGACACATGGGAACGATCCAGCAGGCGCTGCGTATGAGCGCCCCTTACTGGGCCGCGGAACACGAGATCGCCCGCCGATACTTCGATTCCAGCGCCAGGAGCACCGCCACCGACAAGGTCTGGGTCGGGCACCAGATGTTCAAGGAGTGG
The window above is part of the Streptomyces griseiscabiei genome. Proteins encoded here:
- a CDS encoding AMP-binding protein gives rise to the protein MSVHPPGTAWHADVLGKLHRTARQRPDHPAVIDRNGTTSFRSLYLAAARQAQALESRPDHGAGVAALRAAPSAAFFIQVCATLMVGRTPLVLPARVPEAEALRTVQTSRRAGCRPWKAVLAVSGHQQVPVLTHGESPAAPRKARALGMRPGGRAFFAAPMHLNGPFEFALRQLLLGGCIILAPRFEAEQWLESVRSHKPDWAFLVPTQIHQVWDARPPREIRSDCSSLRLLLHSSAPCPPPLRQRLTDVLGPERVAEYYGTTLYDGTFSTYTSPSPGGTPLPDTDLRIVDPSRRPVAAGIQGTIEGRSRTGLISHRTDQPCAGRPQWQSVGDLGRRIKDTDRIEVTDVAVPGRAIVAGVKIAVAETHATLSAHSAVRDCEIHVSPHDRFGSVLSAVVHTEDPALTPSVLRTWCAQRLTSPQRPHTIELHRTAALDHSTL
- a CDS encoding TauD/TfdA family dioxygenase; amino-acid sequence: MLTSDRAPRPKWLTSDEAPLWDRSTFSPEAWTYTLAREETNEIIDALRVAQNRLTDRDLLTDRDINRGDFPLGHVGSILESISSEVSDGRGFAVLRGLPVDRLDEHQNALLLRGLAAYLGPIATQSRDGQLIRHVRATGRALGDATVRGHQTADRLWFHTDGADAAALLCLSTSETGGLSRLASAGTVHNQMLNASPTWTAELYQPFHFHMAGGNVPGLPPTFISPVFSLHRGRFSTRYVRHTLLETPTVTGVPLHRNAMAAFDLLEEIADENSVDMELHAGDLQLVNNHTVFHSRTAYRDPRPPAEPRHLLRSWVTFPHYRGRRAAEADEYLRFGWLTDDQQQQLATSWKPPTVPDPAPAA
- a CDS encoding FAD-dependent protein, whose product is MPLPSTSAFSGRPTQYDTLVIGAGPAGLLAALRAGAPTGGVLVLDQGDDIDGRIRARELGQDEKRTITSGFGGAGMFSDGKLCLSHRIGSTISHRFPPHEVEARQYAIDEIFRGGEDAPLHGADDVRAAELAERAAAENLEYLHYPVRHVGSDQLMRMTSALRQRVEAVAPVFCGIRCTEVRPSPVANHRWEVRVTGNNWAEPMPLYADNVVLAPGKIGAAWLRALGNTLGLSRKKAQPKLGFRLEGPREFLDLLLKVATDPKVIWKPGAGAEVRTHCVCFGGDVVPAQYQDLTLVGGHSTSDHGHDRSNTAVLATAGDAFPLSTEHVRDLVARMNTATGGRVMAQTLGDFLAGVPTTGSVLGAAHGFVPSIPDAVPGNLAALYPQPIVALLRDYLHRLARLCPQALNPSNMLYGPAVERWADRFEVGDDMQAPGHPGLYLVGDGPGLTGGIIGAADSGWLAGDAIAARRSVNA
- a CDS encoding ATP-binding protein; amino-acid sequence: MVPPLPAALKPSSRLNRAPEQHCLDLSASKWPTRAARSQVRTVLKGRTDAATVDDVVLVVDELVANALRHTPGIGALLLEVGQDQATVRVLDAGTNCAAVAVKSAEKSDENGRGLSIVERLAEEWFAEPTEAGGKAVVAVFALALQENSSR
- a CDS encoding aldo/keto reductase; the encoded protein is MTAPDLKPRHIAPGLTVNPLGVGCWAIGGPTVNAGQPVGWGTVDDARSLDGLRAAVDHGANFFDTADVFGHGHSERLLGQLLKEVDRESVRIASKIGWVRGTAPHPYAGPKLRHQFEQSMENLGVEYLDAYFLHTLDFGDDDDYLHVAINQMHALRDAEYIKAIGMRGPHPLASDRRDAADVRSARFAKIFRLLRPDVLWTRCNPLSPPALVDGEDLFSFTARHGVSLMLTEPLAQGLLTGKYHPGVPAVFGPGDHRRHKRWFSNPGLEIIDRGLETLRERFGRDPQALVRVALRYSLQQADHTAVIVGFTTPAQIRENYSCLGESLTQDELAFVDATYARIRNELHASGDSYRRVEVAV